A stretch of the bacterium SCSIO 12827 genome encodes the following:
- the obgE gene encoding GTPase ObgE produces MKFLDEAKVFVKSGDGGSGCMSFRREKYIEFGGPDGGDGGRGGDVIIECADGLNTLIDFRYQQHFKAGRGNHGMGKNRTGAGGKDITLKVPVGTQILDDDKETVLADMTRVGQRIVLLKGGDGGLGNARFKISTNQAPRKTIPGFPGEERWIWLRLKLIADAGLVGLPNAGKSTFLAASSRAKPKIADYPFTTLHPNLGVVMVDQWSFVLADIPGLIEGASEGAGLGTRFLGHVERCRVLLHLVDGTQEDVAGAYRQVRHEMKAYGGGLADKTEIVALNKCDALTDDEIKEQRKKLARAAKCKMADVMLVSGVSGKGVPEVLRALVAEIGGAQDAEKAAEAGPAEEEAWRP; encoded by the coding sequence ATGAAATTCCTCGACGAAGCGAAGGTGTTCGTGAAAAGCGGCGACGGCGGCAGCGGCTGCATGTCGTTCCGGCGCGAGAAATACATCGAATTCGGCGGTCCCGACGGCGGCGACGGCGGGCGTGGCGGCGACGTCATCATCGAATGCGCCGACGGCCTGAACACACTGATCGATTTCCGCTATCAGCAGCATTTCAAGGCCGGGCGCGGCAACCATGGCATGGGCAAGAACCGCACCGGCGCCGGCGGCAAGGATATCACCCTCAAGGTGCCCGTCGGCACGCAGATCCTGGACGACGACAAGGAAACCGTTCTGGCCGACATGACGCGTGTGGGCCAACGCATCGTCCTGCTGAAGGGCGGCGACGGCGGGCTTGGCAACGCGCGGTTCAAGATATCGACCAACCAGGCCCCGCGCAAGACCATTCCCGGCTTTCCCGGAGAGGAACGCTGGATCTGGCTGCGCCTGAAGCTGATCGCCGACGCCGGCCTGGTCGGCCTGCCCAACGCGGGCAAGTCGACCTTCCTGGCGGCATCGTCGCGGGCCAAGCCGAAGATCGCCGATTATCCCTTCACCACCCTGCACCCGAACCTGGGCGTGGTCATGGTCGACCAATGGTCCTTCGTGCTGGCCGACATCCCCGGCCTGATCGAAGGTGCGAGCGAGGGGGCGGGTCTGGGCACGCGCTTCCTCGGCCATGTCGAACGCTGCCGCGTGCTGCTGCATCTGGTCGACGGCACCCAGGAAGATGTCGCGGGGGCCTACAGGCAGGTACGCCACGAAATGAAGGCCTACGGCGGCGGTCTGGCCGACAAGACCGAAATCGTGGCCCTCAACAAATGCGATGCCCTGACCGACGACGAGATCAAGGAACAGCGCAAAAAGCTGGCCCGGGCGGCCAAGTGCAAGATGGCCGACGTGATGCTGGTGTCCGGCGTGTCCGGCAAGGGTGTGCCCGAGGTGCTACGCGCCTTGGTCGCCGAGATCGGCGGCGCACAGGATGCCGAGAAAGCCGCCGAAGCAGGCCCGGCGGAGGAGGAGGCCTGGCGGCCATGA
- a CDS encoding glutamate 5-kinase, producing the protein MTGTPALTDGKRIIIKIGSALLVDKERGTVKRGWLETLATDMMTLRARGHEVLIVSSGAIAVGRRHLGLPARGKLKLEESQAAAAAGMVRLAHAYQEVLGDYDVTVAQVLLTLDDSENRRRYLNARNTIDQIIRLGAVPLINENDTVATDEIRFGDNDRLAARVAAMVSADTLVLLSSSDGLYESDPTQNPDAVHVPLVTDGITPEIEAMAGINKTDDGSGGMVTKLVAARMAMAAGCRMVIANGMEDHPLARMEAGGRVTWFLPDATPLTARKQWISGSLKPGGAVVVDNGAARALARGKSLLPAGVVKVEGRFERGDAVTVKNQAGDPLGRGLVAYSAADARRIAGAKSKEIETILGYRGRDEMIHRDDLVLD; encoded by the coding sequence ATGACCGGGACTCCCGCCCTGACCGACGGCAAGCGGATCATCATCAAGATCGGCTCGGCCCTGCTGGTCGACAAGGAACGCGGCACCGTCAAGCGCGGCTGGCTGGAAACACTGGCGACGGACATGATGACCCTGCGCGCGCGCGGGCACGAGGTCCTGATCGTATCCTCCGGGGCCATCGCTGTCGGCCGCCGCCATTTGGGCCTGCCCGCACGCGGCAAGTTGAAGTTGGAAGAAAGCCAGGCCGCCGCCGCCGCCGGCATGGTGCGTCTGGCCCATGCCTATCAAGAGGTCCTGGGCGATTACGATGTCACGGTGGCGCAGGTGCTGCTGACCCTGGACGATAGCGAAAACCGCCGCCGGTATCTCAACGCCCGCAACACCATCGACCAGATCATCCGCTTAGGAGCGGTCCCTCTGATCAACGAGAACGATACCGTGGCGACGGACGAAATTCGCTTCGGCGACAACGACCGCCTGGCCGCGCGCGTGGCCGCCATGGTGTCCGCCGACACGCTGGTGCTGCTGTCGTCGTCGGACGGGCTTTATGAAAGCGACCCGACCCAGAACCCCGACGCCGTCCATGTGCCCTTGGTCACCGACGGCATTACACCCGAGATCGAGGCCATGGCCGGCATCAATAAGACCGACGATGGGTCGGGCGGCATGGTGACCAAGCTGGTCGCCGCGCGCATGGCCATGGCCGCCGGCTGTCGCATGGTGATCGCCAACGGCATGGAAGATCATCCGCTCGCCCGCATGGAAGCGGGCGGCCGGGTCACCTGGTTCCTGCCCGACGCCACGCCGTTGACGGCACGCAAGCAATGGATTTCAGGTTCGCTGAAGCCCGGTGGCGCCGTGGTGGTCGATAATGGGGCGGCCCGCGCCCTGGCCCGGGGCAAGAGCCTGCTGCCGGCCGGCGTGGTCAAGGTCGAAGGCCGGTTCGAGCGCGGCGACGCGGTGACCGTGAAAAATCAGGCTGGCGATCCCCTGGGGCGCGGGCTGGTCGCCTATTCGGCGGCCGATGCGCGGCGCATCGCGGGCGCAAAATCGAAGGAAATCGAGACCATCCTGGGCTATCGTGGCCGTGACGAGATGATCCACCGCGACGATCTGGTGTTGGACTGA